The segment TCTTGTTGCTTTTCAGGTCTATTGTGATGTCCGAGCGGTGCAAAAAGTAGTTGGCGAACCATTCCTTTATCATGTAGCCCTTGTAGCCGAGGCACACCACGAACTCGTTGAAGCCGTAGTGCGAGTATGTTTTCATTATGTGCCACAAGATGGGCATGCCGCCTATTTCGACCATGGGCTTCGGCCTCACGCTGGTCTCCTCGCTCAGCCGTGTGCCCAGCCCCCCTGCAAGAATAATAGTCTTCATATAGCCCACCTACCTAAGTTCTGCGGGAGTTTTTTTAAATAGTCTGATTAAGCTCCTTGAATTTTTTTATGCCCTTGGGAGTCCCTATGTCGTATATGGCGCATTCGGTTTCATAAGCCAGCAGCGCACCTTCATAAGCCAATTTCGGGAAAATCTCCCTTTCCAGGCTTATCTCCATCCTCTTCGCGTAATCCGGGAGGTCCTTCCTCCTGATGAAGCACATGCCAGTGTAAACCTTTCCCTTTCCTTCGGTCGATTTCTCCATGAATTCGGCCACTTTCCCGTCCGCAGTCCTGACCGCCCCCCGCGCCTTCCTCTCCTCGTTGGAGAGCAGGAGCGCGCTCCTGTTCCTGTTCTCGCAGAAGGACATGAAGCCCCGGAGGTCGAGCGGATAGAGGAAAGTGTCCCCGTTGCACACGAAGAAGCGGTTCGGGAGGTCCTTCTTCATGTAAATCAGGGCCCCGCCGGTTCCGAGCGGCTCATCTTCCACGAGCACATCCACATTGTCATCCTTGAATTTGAGGAATTCCTCGCCTTTGTAGCCGGCAAGCAGTATTATCCTGTCGAAATGGCCCGAGTAAAGCCTTATGAGGTGCGAAAGGAACGCCTTCCCGTTTACCTTTATGAGCGATTTCGGGACCTTTCGCGTGATTGCACCAAGCCTTCTGCCCTTTCCACCGCACAATATGTACAGAATGCGCATAATCCTGTTTTTCAGCAAATATTTATAATCGCGAATGCTATTAATATCGGATTTCTGGGGAAACTTATGGTTAAGACGATAAAATCGCGCGCACCCATGCGCATAAGCTTCGCAGGCGGAGGCACTGACGTGGCCCCGTTCAGCGACGAGTACGGGGGCGCGGTGCTCAACACCGCGATTTCCAAGTACGCCTACGTGACGCTCATCGAGAGAGACAGCGGCATAGTGCTCAAGTCCTCGGAATACATTCCGGGGCTCCAGTACAACGAGAAGCGCGAGCTTGTGGAAGACGGGAAGGTTGACATACTCAAGGCGACGATAAAGAACTACCTGCACAGCAGCAAGGGGATGGAAATTTCCTTCTTTCTTGACGCGCCCAGGCGTTCTGGTCTCGGCGCATCGGCATCGGCGTTCGTGGCGCTGCTTTCAGCGATAAACCAGGCCGAATCCCTGAGCATGACCCGGAAGAGGATTGCCGAGGAGGCGTGGCGGCTGGAGCGCGAGGAGCTCAACAACATCGGGGGCAAGCAGGACCAGTACGTGAGCGCCTTCGGCGGGATAAACTACCTGGAATTCTCTTCGAAGGGCGTGGACGTTTTCCCGCTCAGAATGGATGACAGGACCGCGATGGAGATGGAAAGCAGGATAATAATATTTTATTACATGCCTAGGGACGCCTCCGGGGCCGTGCTCGAAAGGCAGATAGCGAACGTGATGGAAAAGAAGAAGGAGACGATAGACGCGCTTCTCAGGAGCAGGGAGATTGCAAGAGAGATGAAGCAGCTGCTCCTGAACGGCGACGTTGAAGGGGTGGGGAGACTTCTCGACGAGGGCTGGATGGAGAAGAAGAAATTCTCGGATTCTATTTCATCCCCGGAAATTGATTCGCTCTACGCCCACCTGAAGGAGAAGGGCGTCATCGGGGGGAAGATAAGCGGCGCAGGCGGAGGGGGCTTCATGTTCGTCCTGTGCGAGGAGAACAAAACTCTTGACGTTTACTATTACCTGCTCGAGCTTGGGCTCTCGCCCATATTCCTGAGCATAGACAAAAGGGGTGCGGCGACATGGGCGTGAGCGAAGGGAAGAAGGGCCTCGCGGAGGCGCTGGAAAAAATCAGCGGGGCGGAAATAGTTGAATGCTCCGCGGCGCTTGCGGACGCGCTGAAGCGCGGGAACAAGATACTTATTGCGGGCAATGGAGGGAGCGCAGCCGACGCCCAGCATTTCGCGGCTGAATTGGTGTGCACATTTGAAGACAGGGGAAGAAAGGCGCTTCCCGCATATGCGCTCACCACGAATTCAAGCGTGATGAGCGCGTGGGCGAACGATTTTTCCTTTGATTCCGTATTCAGCAGGCAGGTTGAAGCGCTCGGGAGCAGAGGGGACGCGCTGGTTTCCATCACCACGAGCGGGAAATCCAAGAATATTCTACTTGCGATGGAAAAGGCGAGGGAAAAAGGGCTGAAGAACATCCTGCTTTCAGGAAAAGGCGGAGGGGACGCGGCGAAGCTCGCGGACATCGCGATAATTGTTGATTCGAGCAGCACGCCCCGCATACAGGAATGCCACATATTCTGCATACACGAGATATGCGCGATTCTGGACAGGGAGTTCAAAGATGAAAAATAAGGCGCTTTTCCTGGACCGGGACGGGACGATAATCGAGCATGTGCCCTATATAAGCGACCCTGCGAAAGTGGGGCTCGTAATGCCCGTAATCCGGAAAATGCTGGAGTTCCAGCGCAAGAATTACCTCGTCATAATAATAACCAACCAGTCTGGAATCGCGCGCGGATTTATAACGCAAGAGGAGTATGATGCAGTTAATACGAAGATGCTCAAGCTGCTCGAAATCGCGGGCGTAAGAATAACCGGTATTTTCATGTGCCCTTCGCATCCTGATGAAAAAGACCCGCGGAGGAAGCCGAACCCAGGCATGATCCTGGAAGCGGCGGAGAAATTCAACATCGACCTGCCCGAGTCAATCATGGTCGGGGACTCAGAGAACGATTTGGAGGCCGGGAAAAGGGCTGGAGTGAAAATATCGCTTCCGGTCGCGAAATTCCTTAATTTCTCACTCTGAGCGCATGAGCATCCACACGATTTCCACGTGCGAGTCCTTCATGCCGACGCGCCTGAAAGCAGAGCGCAGGAGCTCTATGTCCTCCTTTCCGAAAGCCCTGAGGAGCGAGAGGAAGACGAAATAAATGGCGCAGCAAACGAGGAACAGAATTCCCAGGACTCCGAACTGCCATACCTTCTGGAAAGCCGGGCTGGAAGCTATTTCAGCCGGAAGAGGGACGCTGAACCCGAATAAAACCGCGAAATAATCCTTCAGCAGGAGGAAAGCGCCCAGGGCCAGGAGGGCGGCAAGGAAGGGGCGCACGCTGCCGGCTAGGAAAGTGCCGCCCGCGAACTTTCTGGAATAGTAAATCAGCAGGAGCGAAACCGAGATAAGGGCGATTGCTGAAGCGAACGCCGCGCCCTCCATCCCGTAGCCGGGTATGAGCAGGACATTGAGAACCACGTTGAGGAGCGCTCCGAACACCGCGATTCCCAGTTCCACTTTCATCAGCCTCATCGCCGCAAGGACCGAACTGTGAACCGTGCTCGCGGTCCTGAGGAACACCCCTATTGTGAAGATGGAGAGCACAAGCGCCCCGGATGCATACGCAGAGCCGTAGAAAAGCACGAGTATCTCTTTCGGGAGCGATATGAGCAGCATCGCCGCCGGAACCATGAGTATGAGCACCCAGCGCGTCGCGAACGTCGAGCTTTCAAGCATCTCTTTCTTCTTGCCCTTCGCATAAAGCTCGGATATTATCGGAAGGAATATGTTGCCTAGCGCGGACGGGAATATGGAGACCACCCCTCCGAGCGTGGTAGCCATTGCGTACACCGCTATTACGCCCGCGGCCTTTGAGGGGTCTATCATGTATCCCAGCATTATCCTGTCGCTCGACGAGATGAGGATCCACATCGCTGTTATGACCGAGAGCACGGCTCCGAAAGGGACCGCCTCCTTCAGCGCCTCCACCTGGTCTTTCAAGCTGACTTCCGAGGCTATGCCGCTCTCATCAATCATCTTCTTCACGTACCAGAAAGAGAGGAGGGCCGCGAGCACGAACGAAGCCACATAAGCAGCGGTGAGGCTCAGCACGCTGGAGCCGATGAAAACGAAAAGCAACACAGTGAGCACGAGCTTGAGGGCGTGCTGGCTGTTGGAAAGCAGGACCTGCGTCCGCACGTTCTTCATGCTCAGGAGCGAGTAGCTGTTCAGGTTGAGCAGGCTGTTCACGAGCACGAAGAACGCGAGCACCTGCATTACTATTTCTAGGTCCGGATTCCCGGCGCTCTCTGCGATGTAGGGCGCCCCTATCATTATGAGAATGCCCATGAGCACCGAAAAGAAAGTGACGAACCAGTATGCGCCCCTCAGCAGCGCATATGCCTTCTTTTTCTCGCCTTTCCCCATATAGTACGGTATGAAGCGTGTGAAGGCCGCGAACAGTCCCAGATCCCCGAAAATCCCGAGTATGCTTATGAAGCCCAGTCCGAGGTAGAAAGTGCCTATGTCCTGCTGGCTGAACAGGCGCGTGGACACCATAAGGTAAACGAAAGAGATGATTTTGAAGAACAGGTTGCCGACAAGGCCCCACACAGTGCCCTTCACGACCGTTTTTTGTTCCTCGAGCGCCATCGCACTACCTTTTTACAATCTGGTTTCACTTCTCCACCTCTATTTATTAAATTTCTTCAATATTTATTTCCGGTCATTCTCATGAAGCTAGGCCTTGAAATCCACCAGCGGCTGGATACGCACAAGCTTTTCTGCAGCTGCCCAGCGAAAGAGGGCAGAGGCGAGCCCAAAAAAGTCGTGCGCACGCTCCACCCGGTTTACAGCGAGATGGGCGAGGTGGACAAAACATCCCTTGCGGAAGCCGAGAGGGAGCAGACTTTCGAATACCTGTTTTACGATGACTGCTGCTGCCTCGTGGAGCTTGATGAGGAGCCGCCGCATCCGCTTAACGCGGAAGCCCTGCGCATCGGGCTTGAAATCGCGCTCCAGCTCAAATCCAGGCCCGTGGACGAAGTGCACGTGATGCGCAAAACAGTGATAGACGGGAGCAACACGTCCGGATTCCAGCGCACAGCGGTAATCGCGATGGGCGGGAAGGTGGAAAGCAAGAACGGCGACGTGCGCGTGAGCACAGTTGCAATAGAAGAGGAGAGCGCGGGCATAGTTGAGAAAAAAGGGGGGAGAGCGATATATTCACTCGATAGATTAGGAATTCCGCTGGTCGAGATAGGGACCGAGCCGGACATAAAAAGCCCCGAGCACCTCAGGGAAATTGCCGAGAAAATAGGGCTCATGCTCAGGGCTACGGGGAAGGTCATGCGCGGCCTCGGAACGATAAGGCAGGACGTGAACGTGAGTGTGGAAGGCGGCGCGCGGGTTGAGATAAAAGGCGCCCAGGACTTGAAATCCATTGCGCTTATTGCGGAAAACGAGGCGAAAAGGCAGGAAGCCCTGCTTGCGACAATAAGGGAAGTTGGGAAAAGATTCGGCGGAAAAGCCGAGTTGAGCGGAAAAATCCTGGACGCGAGCGATTTGTTCAAAGGGACTCAGGCGAAGCTTCTGAAAGCCGGACTGGATTCAGGGCAGAAAGTGCTTGGAATGAAGCTGGAAAGGCACGCAGGGCTGCTCGGAAAAGAGATAAACCTGGGCAGGAGGTACGGAACCGAGCTGAGCGACTATGCGAAAACCGCTGGCGTGAAAGGGCTGATACACAGCGACGAGGACATGGAAAAATACGGAATTGCGGATAAAGAGCATGCCGATATTTGCAGGATGCTCAAAATGGAAAAAGAGGATGCGTTCGTGCTTGTGGTCGCGCAGGAAGGCGTTGCAAAAAAAGCCCTGGAAAAAGCGCTTGCGCGGGCAAGGATGGATTTCATCCCGAAGGAAACCAGGAAAGCCAACGCGGACGGCACCAGCTCGTTCATGCGCCCTCTTGCAGGGCGCGCGAGGCTTTATCCCGAAACCGACATCCCGCCGGTGCGCGTAAGCGCGGAACTGCTCGATGAAACAAGGTCCGGGGCTTCCGAGAGCCTGGAGCAGAAGAGGGAGAAGCTTCTCAAGCTGCTCAACAAGGATATGGCAGAACGGATGCTGCGCTCCAGGAACCTGAATGTTTTCGAAAAGCTGGTTGAGATGAAAATCGAGCCTACGCTTGCAGCCGCGACTCTGGAGGATACGCTCACAATGCTCAGGAGGGAGGGCGTGGAAGTAGGCGGGGAGCATGTGCTCGCGCTTTTCGCAGAGTACCAGAAGGGGAGCTTCGTGAAGGCCGCGATACCGAATTTGCTGAAGGAAACCGCAAGAGGAAAAAGCTTGGAAAATGCCCTTGACGAGAAGCAGCTGCGGAAAATAAGCGGAGCGGAACTAAGGAAAATAATAAGGGAAAACAGCAAAAGCATGGCCGCGATAATGGCCAAGTACCGCCTGCGCGTGGATTCAAAGGAGGTTGCGGAGCTGATAAAGTCTATGTAACTATGGTTACATTCAATCCTTCAGCGCCCGCTCAACTATTTTTTCGCTCTCGCCCAAATAAGTAGAGTAATCGAACAACTTATCCACTTCCTTTTTGCCCATCTTCTTCCCAGCTTCGCTCGCGGCAAATAATACCCTGAGATGTT is part of the Candidatus Micrarchaeia archaeon genome and harbors:
- a CDS encoding NTP transferase domain-containing protein, yielding MRILYILCGGKGRRLGAITRKVPKSLIKVNGKAFLSHLIRLYSGHFDRIILLAGYKGEEFLKFKDDNVDVLVEDEPLGTGGALIYMKKDLPNRFFVCNGDTFLYPLDLRGFMSFCENRNRSALLLSNEERKARGAVRTADGKVAEFMEKSTEGKGKVYTGMCFIRRKDLPDYAKRMEISLEREIFPKLAYEGALLAYETECAIYDIGTPKGIKKFKELNQTI
- a CDS encoding HAD family hydrolase, coding for MKNKALFLDRDGTIIEHVPYISDPAKVGLVMPVIRKMLEFQRKNYLVIIITNQSGIARGFITQEEYDAVNTKMLKLLEIAGVRITGIFMCPSHPDEKDPRRKPNPGMILEAAEKFNIDLPESIMVGDSENDLEAGKRAGVKISLPVAKFLNFSL
- a CDS encoding flippase is translated as MALEEQKTVVKGTVWGLVGNLFFKIISFVYLMVSTRLFSQQDIGTFYLGLGFISILGIFGDLGLFAAFTRFIPYYMGKGEKKKAYALLRGAYWFVTFFSVLMGILIMIGAPYIAESAGNPDLEIVMQVLAFFVLVNSLLNLNSYSLLSMKNVRTQVLLSNSQHALKLVLTVLLFVFIGSSVLSLTAAYVASFVLAALLSFWYVKKMIDESGIASEVSLKDQVEALKEAVPFGAVLSVITAMWILISSSDRIMLGYMIDPSKAAGVIAVYAMATTLGGVVSIFPSALGNIFLPIISELYAKGKKKEMLESSTFATRWVLILMVPAAMLLISLPKEILVLFYGSAYASGALVLSIFTIGVFLRTASTVHSSVLAAMRLMKVELGIAVFGALLNVVLNVLLIPGYGMEGAAFASAIALISVSLLLIYYSRKFAGGTFLAGSVRPFLAALLALGAFLLLKDYFAVLFGFSVPLPAEIASSPAFQKVWQFGVLGILFLVCCAIYFVFLSLLRAFGKEDIELLRSAFRRVGMKDSHVEIVWMLMRSE
- a CDS encoding SIS domain-containing protein → MGVSEGKKGLAEALEKISGAEIVECSAALADALKRGNKILIAGNGGSAADAQHFAAELVCTFEDRGRKALPAYALTTNSSVMSAWANDFSFDSVFSRQVEALGSRGDALVSITTSGKSKNILLAMEKAREKGLKNILLSGKGGGDAAKLADIAIIVDSSSTPRIQECHIFCIHEICAILDREFKDEK
- the gatE gene encoding Glu-tRNA(Gln) amidotransferase subunit GatE gives rise to the protein MKLGLEIHQRLDTHKLFCSCPAKEGRGEPKKVVRTLHPVYSEMGEVDKTSLAEAEREQTFEYLFYDDCCCLVELDEEPPHPLNAEALRIGLEIALQLKSRPVDEVHVMRKTVIDGSNTSGFQRTAVIAMGGKVESKNGDVRVSTVAIEEESAGIVEKKGGRAIYSLDRLGIPLVEIGTEPDIKSPEHLREIAEKIGLMLRATGKVMRGLGTIRQDVNVSVEGGARVEIKGAQDLKSIALIAENEAKRQEALLATIREVGKRFGGKAELSGKILDASDLFKGTQAKLLKAGLDSGQKVLGMKLERHAGLLGKEINLGRRYGTELSDYAKTAGVKGLIHSDEDMEKYGIADKEHADICRMLKMEKEDAFVLVVAQEGVAKKALEKALARARMDFIPKETRKANADGTSSFMRPLAGRARLYPETDIPPVRVSAELLDETRSGASESLEQKREKLLKLLNKDMAERMLRSRNLNVFEKLVEMKIEPTLAAATLEDTLTMLRREGVEVGGEHVLALFAEYQKGSFVKAAIPNLLKETARGKSLENALDEKQLRKISGAELRKIIRENSKSMAAIMAKYRLRVDSKEVAELIKSM